GTTCACGGGAATATCATTCATCCATATCTCGACATGCAGATTCGGTGTTTCTTTCCCTGTTTCACCGATGGTTTCACCAGCCAGGACAAAATTCCCCTTTTCCACGGTAATACTATTGAGTTTGCCGTAAACCGTACGCATGCCGTCACCATGGTCAATAACAACGGTATTCCCGTACTCATCGTTCAATTTTTCAGCAAGGACGACACGTCCTGGGAGTATTGCTTTTACAGTCGTAGATGGCGGAACTTTCAGATCAATTCCAGGATTGGCATATCCCTTATCATAACTCCCAAATGGGGATATTACTGCCTCCACAAGCGGCTCGAAATCGTAAGTAAGGCCGAAATGGGACTGGAGAATATCAGGGCGCAACAAAGACTTCAACGAGACGGGAATCGTAATTTCCTGTCCCACGTAAATGGTGCTATCCTTTATTACAGGGTTTGCGACTTTCAGTTCCTCCACAGTTATGCCATAAGCTTTCGCAATATCCCAAAGGGTGTCTCCAGCTCTGACCGTGTAAATGATTCTCTCGGGGCTTTTAACCTCCATTTCCTTTTGTCCAATCCTGCTCCTGATGTCAGCCACTTCGGCCAAGAACAGATCTATAGAGACGAAAGAAGTATCAGTAGCTGTAAGACTATTCACTTTATCAATGCGATTCTCAAGGTATGAGAAGTCAGTTTCGTGTCTTCTCTGCAGGCTTTCCAGCTGTCCTTTCAATCCTTCAATTTCTTTTTTGAAGAAAAATTCCTGAAGGTTTGAACTGACAATTTTATCCAGTTTTTCGAATATCTGCTCGGAGAGTTTGTTCCCTTCTTCTATGTTATTCGCGTTGGATTCAAGAAGCTTTTTCAACTCAGCTAGCTGGTCCTGAAGGCTTTTCAGTTCATCAATATCTACCGCGAGTTCTTTCAGTCCTGTCAGGTATTCCAGCTGTCTGGATATATCCGTTATCGATTCTTCCACACTCCTCAGTCTCTTCTGTTCTTCAGTAATGAAGTCAAGTTTTTTTTCAACAATTGAGAGCTCATCTCTGAACTCTCCTCTGCTGACCCACCATGCGGAACAACCAGAAAGCAGAAAAATCAAAAGAAGAGTAGAAACAAAAGGGACCAGCCTGATCATCTGATATCATCTCCCTATGGAATAGTTAATTCTTCCAAAGCAATGGCACTCACAGAGAACCCTTTCGATTTTAAGGACTCTATCAGAAAGGAAAGACCGGAAATTATGTAGTCCGGATCACCAAGGATGTTTATTTGAATGAAATCAGAGGGAATTTTCTTTTCATTGATCATCAAAACAGGGCCGACACATCTGACGTAGGTATAAGGCTCAATCTTAACTCCGTTAATAGAAAAATCCCGGAGATTAAGTGCATAAAGCTCATTCATAATCATAAGTATATCACTGTCATGGACAACCCGTAATCCTTCCGATACAGCAGAAATTCCAAGCCTCACACCCTTTCCCCTTTGCTTGAGGTTCAGAGGATGAAGCGACAAGAAAATGAAAAGAAGCAACACAATGATGAAGATATTCAACACAAAAATCCATCTAATATATTTCAAAATATACACTCCATTAAGGGGCGGCCAAAGCCGCCCTGAAGATCACTTGACTTTGTTCTTGAGTTCCTTTCCAGGTACAAACTTTGGTACTTTTGCACCGGGGATCTTAATGGGTTTTCTCGTCCTCGGGTTGACCCCCATCCTCGGTTTTCTTTCGACAACTTTAAAAGTTCCAAAGCCCACGAGTCGGACTTCTTCACCCCTGGAGAGCTTTTCTTCAATAATGTCTACAATGCTGTCAAGGATCAAGCCGGCTTCTTTTTTTGAGATTTGTACGCGTTCCGCTAACGCGGCTACAAGTTCCTTTTTGTTCATGCCTTCCCCCCCTTTCGATAGGATTCGCATATATTCTACCACTGCATCATTGTCAAAACCAAGAGCTCAACCAACAAACTGAGTATATTATAATCTAAATCAGGGAGGGATGAGGATGAGAAGAATTGTGATGAGTATTTTGCTTTTTACTCGCAGTGTATCATAACTCACTTCCTAAAAAGAAAAAGGACATCAGTTGTAGAGATGGTTTTTTACGTACAACCAACAATTTACAACAATTTTTCTAAGTTCACGCCATTTCGGTTTCTCAAGCGATTCCACCCGCTCGTTCTTATATTGTTAAGTAGGCGTTCAATTAATGAAATAACCCTATAGTAATATTTGCACGCTGAAATAAATTTGAAAGTCGGTGAGAACGTGAAATCATCTGTCAGGGAATTTCTTGTAGATATCAACACCTTTGAGGATAGCAAAAGTTTAGAAATCACCATAGACAATCCATTTGACGAAATCCAATGTGATGGTCCCATTTCGATTGAGCTCTTTCTATATAAGGAAAAGGATTCCCTTATCGTTTCCGGGAAAGTCAGTGCAACGGTAATAGAGCAATGCTCACGTTGCCTCAAGCCAGTGAAGCTTCCAATTGATGGAGTTGTTGAAGCTATATATGTTAGCCATTCAAAGTTTTTCAAAGAAACCAAAAAGGGTCCTGTAGAAGAGCTTGAAAACACTTTTCCTCTCACGGAAGAAATACTTGACTTGTCAGATAGGATAATTGAGGCTATAATAGTTGAGATTCCTCAGAAAGTCCTCTGTTCAGAAAGTTGCAGAGGATTATGTCCCGAGTGCGGGGCAGATTTAAACGAAAATCCACAACACAGCTGTGAGATTCCTGAAAAGCCACAGGATAAGTGGCATTCTTTGTTGTATAATCTAAAAGAGAGCTTGAATAAGGAAAATCAATAATTGCTTAGGAGGGATATTCATGGCAGTACCCAAGCAAAAAAGTTCGAGGAGCAGAACTCACCACAGACGAGCGAAGAATTACAGACCTATGAAGGTGGCTGTTTCCATCTGTCCAAATTGTGGTGAGCCTAAAGAACCCCACAGAGTCTGTTTGCACTGTGGATACTACGGAGGAAAACAGATTCTGGAAATTGGTGAATAAAAATGTCAGGGATTAAAATTGCCCTTGATGTTTTTGGAGGAGATCAGGCGCCGGATGTCAACATCGATGGCGCCATTTCAATTTTGAAAGAGGGAAAGTTTGACGTAGAGCTTTTTCTAGTTGGGAAAGAAGAGACGATCAGAGAAATGCTTGGTGAGCGGGGGTTTCATCATGAAAAACTCCATATCGTTGACGCACCTGAAGTCTTTGGTATGGCTGAGAAACCCTCCAACGTCCTCAGAAGGAAGGATACTTCGTTGTATCGCACAGCACAGCTCGTGAAAGAAGGAAAGGTTGACGCCATGGTATCGGCGGGAAACACGGGCGCAGTACTGGCCGTTGCACTTTTTGTCGTTGGCAGGATAAAGGGCATTGAACGTGGCGCTATCGCGACACCAATACCCAGTAAACGAGGGTTCACCGTTCTGCTTGACTGTGGGGCCAACATTGAGGTGCGTCCCGAGCACCTGAGAGATTTCGGAAAAATGGGCTACCACTATGCCAGGATACTGGGCAAAGAATCTCCTAAAGTAGGACTTTTGAACGTAGGGGAAGAAGAAGAAAAGGGGAACAAGGATACGAGAGCAGCGTTCGAATTGCTAAAAGAGGCCCTTGGCGGCGATTTCTACGGAAATGTGGAGGGACGCGATATACTCTACGGAAATGTGGATGTCGTCGTTACCGACGGGTTCAAAGGAAATGTCGCCATGAAAGCCATTGAAGGCGCAGCAAAGTTTATCGGCGATGTTCTGAAAGCTCAGATAAAAGCATCTGGATTCAGTGGTTTGCTCGGTGGGCTCTTGTTAAGAAATGCCTTCAAAAGGCTCAAGAAAACCCTCGATCCAAGTGAGTATGGAGGAGCATTTGTACTCGGTGTGAAGGGTGTTGTTACGAAAGCTCATGGCAATTCAAACGCTCTTGCGATAAAGAACGCTATCAAAGTAGCATATGAAGGTGTGAAGGGTGGTCTTGTAAAAAAGCTTCAGTCTGAGTTTGGGGGAGATTAATTATGTGCGGTATTGTGGGAATGGTTGGAAAAGGGGTCAGGATAGGGAATTTGGTTGAAGGGCTGGAAAAACTCGAGTACAGAGGATATGATTCAGCAGGTATAGCTTTTCCCGACGAGCAGAGGGTAAATGTTCGCAAAGCTGTGGGGAAAATCGGGGCACTTAAAGCGCAACTTAAAGATATAATAAGTGTGGAAATAACAGCTGGGATTGCTCACACGCGCTGGGCAACTCATGGCGCGCCATCAGATGCAAATGCGCACCCTCACACAGATTGCACTGGCAAGATTGCCGTTGTTCATAACGGTATAATTGAAAACCATCTCGAGCTCAGGGAAAAACTTCTCAGGAACGGCCACGAATTCCATTCCGAGACCGACACGGAAGTTATAGCTCACCTCATTGAAGAACATTATGAGGGAGATTTACCAGCAGCAATACGACATACCCTCATTGATCTGGAAGGCGCATATGCCATCGCTGTCGTACACGCTGACAATCCTGATATGATCGTCGCGGCGAGAAAAGGGAGTCCACTCGTGGTAGGTGTAACGGAAACTGGTGGATTTCTTGCTTCCGACGTTACCCCATTGTTGAAATATCTCAGAGATGTTTATTTCATTGAGGATGGGGACGTGGTAACACTCATTCCCGGTAATTTGGAGATCTCGAGGATTGATGGCAGTAAAGCCAGTAGACCCATCATACATATAGATTGGAACGAAAAGGCTGCCGAAAAAGGTGGTTTTCCCCATTTCATGCTGAAGGAAATCTTTGAAGAACCTGAAGTTCTCAGAAACGCCCTTGCTGGGAGGATAAAAAACGGTAGAGCCAATCTCCCCGAGATGGAGAATGTGGTTCCAGCTATCAAACGGGCGAGAAACGTGCATATAGTTGCCTGTGGAACGAGTTTCCATGCCGGACTGGTGCTGAAAAGGTTCCTTGAAGACTATGCTGGTCTTACTGTAGAAATTGATGTCGCTTCGGAGTTCCGATACAGGAACATACATATAGATGAGAACACTATCGTAATCGCCGTGTCGCAGTCTGGTGAAACAGCAGACACGCTAGAAGGTGTCAGAAGAGTAAAGGTTAAAGGCGGGACCGTTATCGCGGTTACAAACGTGGTGGGCTCAACTCTTGCAAGAGAGAGTGATGTCGTCGTCTATCTAAACGCTGGGCCTGAAATTGGTGTTGCCGCAACAAAGACTTATGTATCTCAGCTCGCTGTTTTATTCATCATCGGTGCTTACATCAGCCACCTCAGGAATGAGAAAGATGAAATACGACAGATAATAAATGAACTTGAAGGGATGCCGACAATTTTTGAGGGCACATTATCGACAATGAACGAGTCCATTCTTCAACTTGCCAAAGAATACTATCAGTACAGACATTTCATGTACATAGGAAGGGGCTATGGTTATCCGACAGCTCTAGAAGGTGCACTCAAACTCAAGGAGATCAGTTACATACATGCCAGTGCCTATCAAGCCGGCGAGCTAAAACACGGTCCTATAGCCCTTCTCGATAGGGAATTCCCGGTTTTTGCTATAGTTCCGGATGATGCGCTGAAAGCCAAAGTTCTTTCCAACATTATGGAGACAAGAGCGAGAGACGCGAAAGTTGTAGCGATTTGTACTGAAGGTGATCAGGAAACGGGTAGAATCGTTAACAGCAGAATCGAAGTCCCACGGGTTTCAGACCCTCTATACCCTCTCGTGATGTCACCTTATTTGCAGCTTTTTGCGTATCACATCGCGGTACTTAGAGGAAATGACCCGGATAAACCCAGGAACCTTGCGAAGAGTGTAACAGTAGAGTGAAGTGGGAGGTGTGAATTTGGACAGTTCTGTAAAGGGAATAGCAGAAGTTCTCGATACGAAAGATGCGAAGGACATCGTTATTCTGGATATAGCCGAAGTATCTAACCTTACAAGTTACTTCGTTATAGCCACTGCCAATTCCGAGCCTCATATGGAGGCTTTAAGGGATGCTGTACTCGAGTTCTTAGAAAAAAATAATCTTTCTGTAATTTATTACGATAGAGGTAGAGGATATGATTGGATGGTCGTTGATGGAGGTCATTTCATCGTGCATCTGTTCAGTGAGAAGGGAAGAGAGTTCTATTCCCTTGAAGACCTCTGGTTGAACGCCAAACGTTATTCACTTGAGGATATCCTAAAGAGATAGCCCTCACAACACACGGGAGTTTGCAAGTTGGTCACGGTGCCCCAAAGGGTCGACCGACGGTTCCCGGAGGAAAAACCAAAAGTGGAGGTGTATTTTGTGGCAGTAGTAAGCATGAAGCAGTTACTTGAGGCCGGAGTCCATTTCGGCCATAGGACGAGAAGATGGAACCCAAAGATGAAGCCCTACATCTATGGGGAAAGAAAAGGTATCTACATCATCGACCTTCAGAAAACCCTGAAGATGGTCGAGGAAGTTTATGACTACGTCAGATCAAGAGCCTCTGAGGGTGCTGAATTCCTTTTTGTTGGCACAAAAAGGCAGGCACAGCAGATTGTTGAGGAAGAAGCGAAGAGATGTGGTGCGTATTATGTTAACAATCGCTGGCTTGGTGGTCTGCTCACTAACTTTGTAACCATTAAAAAGAGAATTGAAGTTCTGAAACAGTACGAAGAAATGGAGTTCACTGGAGAACTCGATAAACTTCCAAAGAAAGAGCAGAGTGTCATAAGAAAGAAACTCGAAAAGCTCAGAAAGAACCTTAATGGTGTTAAGGAAATGAGCAAACTGCCTGATGTTATCTATGTTGTCGATCCCAAAAAAGAGGAGATTGCTATCAAAGAAGCCAATAAGCTTGGTATAACCGTTATCGGTATTGCCGATACTAACGCTGATCCTGATGTTCTCGACTATCTGATTCCCGGAAATGACGATGCAATCAGGGCAATAAAACTTATTACCCAGACTATAGCCAACGCCATTCTCGAAGGCAGAGAAGGCATGGAAACCTCAGAAGAAATACCTGAACCGGGTGCCCAGGGGGAAGTTCCACAAGAGACCCCACAGGGAACAGAGTCCGTTGAGGAAGCCCCAGTTGAAGAAGCTCCTGCTGAAAAGAATTCCAGTTCTGATGATGAAGAAGAACTTTAAGATTTAAAAATAAAAACAGGGCGACGGCTTCCGCCGTCGCTTTTTTACAAGATGCAATAAAGGAAGGGATTGGATGAAAATAGCTTTCAGAACTTTCGGGTGCCAGATGAACGTCAATGACACAGAAATAATGGCAGGAATCCTCATAAGAGCTGGACACGAGATCGTTGAAGACGAAGAAGAAGCGGATGCTGTCATTGTCAACACCTGCGCCGTGAGGGAGAAAGCCGAGAAGAAACTGTATGGCAAGCTCGGTAGACTTAAGGCCCTCAAGAGACGGAAGAAGAACCTCATCATCGGTGTGGCTGGAT
This genomic interval from Kosmotoga pacifica contains the following:
- a CDS encoding peptidoglycan DD-metalloendopeptidase family protein, encoding MIRLVPFVSTLLLIFLLSGCSAWWVSRGEFRDELSIVEKKLDFITEEQKRLRSVEESITDISRQLEYLTGLKELAVDIDELKSLQDQLAELKKLLESNANNIEEGNKLSEQIFEKLDKIVSSNLQEFFFKKEIEGLKGQLESLQRRHETDFSYLENRIDKVNSLTATDTSFVSIDLFLAEVADIRSRIGQKEMEVKSPERIIYTVRAGDTLWDIAKAYGITVEELKVANPVIKDSTIYVGQEITIPVSLKSLLRPDILQSHFGLTYDFEPLVEAVISPFGSYDKGYANPGIDLKVPPSTTVKAILPGRVVLAEKLNDEYGNTVVIDHGDGMRTVYGKLNSITVEKGNFVLAGETIGETGKETPNLHVEIWMNDIPVNPADLLFENAGTFTVTMYTEWDDGKNPTSPSFKVTATGKYVKAYRTIAADPAVLPPGTVVYIPFFSNAPNKGFFVVEDTGSEIKGKRIDVYTHDIKAASGFKEELLVYVVKKP
- a CDS encoding DUF881 domain-containing protein, translated to MKYIRWIFVLNIFIIVLLLFIFLSLHPLNLKQRGKGVRLGISAVSEGLRVVHDSDILMIMNELYALNLRDFSINGVKIEPYTYVRCVGPVLMINEKKIPSDFIQINILGDPDYIISGLSFLIESLKSKGFSVSAIALEELTIP
- a CDS encoding HU family DNA-binding protein — encoded protein: MNKKELVAALAERVQISKKEAGLILDSIVDIIEEKLSRGEEVRLVGFGTFKVVERKPRMGVNPRTRKPIKIPGAKVPKFVPGKELKNKVK
- a CDS encoding YceD family protein, with the translated sequence MHAEINLKVGENVKSSVREFLVDINTFEDSKSLEITIDNPFDEIQCDGPISIELFLYKEKDSLIVSGKVSATVIEQCSRCLKPVKLPIDGVVEAIYVSHSKFFKETKKGPVEELENTFPLTEEILDLSDRIIEAIIVEIPQKVLCSESCRGLCPECGADLNENPQHSCEIPEKPQDKWHSLLYNLKESLNKENQ
- the rpmF gene encoding 50S ribosomal protein L32; translation: MAVPKQKSSRSRTHHRRAKNYRPMKVAVSICPNCGEPKEPHRVCLHCGYYGGKQILEIGE
- the plsX gene encoding phosphate acyltransferase PlsX; the protein is MSGIKIALDVFGGDQAPDVNIDGAISILKEGKFDVELFLVGKEETIREMLGERGFHHEKLHIVDAPEVFGMAEKPSNVLRRKDTSLYRTAQLVKEGKVDAMVSAGNTGAVLAVALFVVGRIKGIERGAIATPIPSKRGFTVLLDCGANIEVRPEHLRDFGKMGYHYARILGKESPKVGLLNVGEEEEKGNKDTRAAFELLKEALGGDFYGNVEGRDILYGNVDVVVTDGFKGNVAMKAIEGAAKFIGDVLKAQIKASGFSGLLGGLLLRNAFKRLKKTLDPSEYGGAFVLGVKGVVTKAHGNSNALAIKNAIKVAYEGVKGGLVKKLQSEFGGD
- the glmS gene encoding glutamine--fructose-6-phosphate transaminase (isomerizing), which encodes MCGIVGMVGKGVRIGNLVEGLEKLEYRGYDSAGIAFPDEQRVNVRKAVGKIGALKAQLKDIISVEITAGIAHTRWATHGAPSDANAHPHTDCTGKIAVVHNGIIENHLELREKLLRNGHEFHSETDTEVIAHLIEEHYEGDLPAAIRHTLIDLEGAYAIAVVHADNPDMIVAARKGSPLVVGVTETGGFLASDVTPLLKYLRDVYFIEDGDVVTLIPGNLEISRIDGSKASRPIIHIDWNEKAAEKGGFPHFMLKEIFEEPEVLRNALAGRIKNGRANLPEMENVVPAIKRARNVHIVACGTSFHAGLVLKRFLEDYAGLTVEIDVASEFRYRNIHIDENTIVIAVSQSGETADTLEGVRRVKVKGGTVIAVTNVVGSTLARESDVVVYLNAGPEIGVAATKTYVSQLAVLFIIGAYISHLRNEKDEIRQIINELEGMPTIFEGTLSTMNESILQLAKEYYQYRHFMYIGRGYGYPTALEGALKLKEISYIHASAYQAGELKHGPIALLDREFPVFAIVPDDALKAKVLSNIMETRARDAKVVAICTEGDQETGRIVNSRIEVPRVSDPLYPLVMSPYLQLFAYHIAVLRGNDPDKPRNLAKSVTVE
- the rsfS gene encoding ribosome silencing factor translates to MNLDSSVKGIAEVLDTKDAKDIVILDIAEVSNLTSYFVIATANSEPHMEALRDAVLEFLEKNNLSVIYYDRGRGYDWMVVDGGHFIVHLFSEKGREFYSLEDLWLNAKRYSLEDILKR
- the rpsB gene encoding 30S ribosomal protein S2, which translates into the protein MAVVSMKQLLEAGVHFGHRTRRWNPKMKPYIYGERKGIYIIDLQKTLKMVEEVYDYVRSRASEGAEFLFVGTKRQAQQIVEEEAKRCGAYYVNNRWLGGLLTNFVTIKKRIEVLKQYEEMEFTGELDKLPKKEQSVIRKKLEKLRKNLNGVKEMSKLPDVIYVVDPKKEEIAIKEANKLGITVIGIADTNADPDVLDYLIPGNDDAIRAIKLITQTIANAILEGREGMETSEEIPEPGAQGEVPQETPQGTESVEEAPVEEAPAEKNSSSDDEEEL